From uncultured Fretibacterium sp., a single genomic window includes:
- the nadE gene encoding NAD(+) synthase, which produces MTYIRDAAGVAGFIERWLRERAAEAGAVGIAVGLSGGIDSAVVAALARRAFGRDMAALVMPCHSDPSDEADARLVADALDIPCERVDLTAAYDALATELRKIGVLQGPALSNLKARLRMASLYAVAQARSLLVCGTSNRAEIATGYFTKFGDSAADLLPLADLLKGEVRAVAAHLGVPERIIRKAPTAGFWVGQTDEEEMGLTYDELDRYLATGDAEPEVRERIETRRRNSEHKRRPVPICVPEV; this is translated from the coding sequence TTGACGTACATTCGCGACGCCGCCGGGGTGGCCGGATTTATCGAGAGATGGCTGAGGGAGCGGGCGGCCGAGGCCGGCGCGGTGGGGATCGCCGTCGGACTGTCCGGCGGCATCGACTCCGCGGTCGTTGCCGCGTTGGCCCGGCGCGCGTTTGGACGAGACATGGCGGCGCTCGTCATGCCCTGCCACAGCGATCCGTCGGATGAGGCGGACGCCCGACTGGTTGCGGACGCGCTGGACATTCCCTGCGAAAGGGTGGACCTTACCGCGGCTTACGACGCCCTTGCCACGGAGCTGAGGAAAATCGGCGTACTCCAGGGGCCGGCCCTCTCCAACCTCAAGGCCCGCCTGCGGATGGCGTCTCTTTATGCCGTCGCCCAAGCCCGTTCCCTGCTCGTCTGCGGGACGAGCAACAGGGCGGAGATAGCGACGGGCTATTTCACCAAGTTCGGGGACTCCGCCGCGGATCTCCTGCCCCTCGCGGACCTTCTGAAGGGAGAGGTGCGGGCCGTGGCGGCCCATCTCGGGGTGCCGGAGCGCATCATCCGGAAGGCGCCAACCGCCGGCTTCTGGGTGGGGCAGACGGACGAGGAGGAGATGGGGTTAACCTACGACGAACTGGACCGTTATCTGGCGACCGGCGACGCGGAGCCCGAGGTCAGGGAGCGCATCGAGACGAGGCGGCGAAACAGCGAACACAAACGCCGTCCCGTTCCGATCTGCGTTCCCGAGGTCTAG
- a CDS encoding YebC/PmpR family DNA-binding transcriptional regulator — translation MSGHSKWANIKHRKAAQDAKRGNLFQKLVRAIIIAAKEGGGDPAMNMRLKTAIERAKAVSVPMDNIIRGIKRGTGEIDGASYEELTYEAYGPNGIAVLVEVLTDNRNRTTPEIRALLTRNGGQMGESGSVSWMFERKGVLEVKGKELDEDALMSCGLEAGMTDMESSDEGYTLYCEPGDLGTLQEALEKAKYAVESAETPMVPKTPVEISDVEAARKIMRLIEVLEEHDDTQNVYSNFDLSDEAAAGLEE, via the coding sequence TTGTCGGGACACTCCAAATGGGCTAACATCAAACATCGCAAGGCCGCTCAGGATGCGAAGCGGGGCAATCTCTTCCAGAAACTTGTGCGCGCCATCATCATCGCGGCCAAGGAGGGCGGCGGAGATCCGGCGATGAACATGCGCCTGAAGACGGCGATCGAGAGGGCCAAGGCCGTCAGCGTCCCCATGGACAACATCATTCGGGGCATCAAGCGGGGGACGGGCGAGATCGACGGTGCCTCCTACGAGGAGCTGACCTACGAGGCGTACGGCCCGAACGGCATTGCGGTGCTGGTCGAGGTGCTCACGGACAACCGGAACCGCACGACGCCGGAGATCCGAGCCCTTCTGACGCGCAACGGCGGGCAGATGGGGGAGTCCGGGAGCGTATCCTGGATGTTCGAGCGCAAGGGGGTTCTCGAGGTCAAGGGCAAGGAGCTGGACGAGGATGCCCTGATGTCCTGCGGGCTCGAGGCCGGGATGACGGACATGGAGTCCTCCGACGAGGGGTATACGCTTTATTGCGAGCCGGGGGACCTGGGGACCCTTCAGGAGGCTCTGGAGAAGGCGAAGTACGCGGTGGAGAGCGCCGAGACCCCTATGGTTCCCAAAACGCCCGTCGAGATATCGGACGTTGAGGCGGCGCGGAAGATCATGCGCCTGATCGAGGTTCTCGAGGAGCACGACGACACTCAGAACGTCTATTCCAACTTCGATCTTTCCGACGAGGCTGCCGCCGGGCTCGAGGAGTGA
- the ruvC gene encoding crossover junction endodeoxyribonuclease RuvC translates to MGGGRLCLGIDPGLARVGYGVVERQGSRLRALTYGCVETSPKLPFTQRLLHIYEALGEQLEHCAPDFMSVERLFFGRNITTAEFVWQARGVVMLLAARKGLPVLEPKPNQIKLAVCGTGGADKTQVQRMVQRLLGLDAIPSPDDAADALAAALAGLAYYDSAFRPEAERAAVSGGDLP, encoded by the coding sequence ATGGGCGGGGGGCGGCTGTGCCTGGGGATCGACCCAGGCCTTGCCCGGGTTGGCTACGGGGTCGTGGAGCGGCAGGGGAGCCGCTTGCGGGCCCTGACGTACGGGTGCGTCGAGACGAGCCCGAAGCTGCCCTTTACGCAAAGGCTCCTGCATATTTATGAGGCTTTGGGGGAGCAGCTCGAGCACTGCGCCCCCGATTTCATGTCCGTGGAGCGACTTTTTTTCGGGCGGAACATCACGACGGCGGAGTTCGTCTGGCAGGCCCGGGGGGTCGTGATGCTCCTGGCGGCCCGGAAGGGCCTTCCGGTCTTGGAGCCCAAGCCGAATCAGATAAAGTTGGCCGTGTGCGGGACCGGGGGGGCCGATAAGACCCAGGTGCAGCGGATGGTCCAACGTCTTCTGGGGCTCGACGCCATACCCTCTCCTGACGATGCGGCGGATGCCCTGGCCGCGGCGCTGGCCGGGCTTGCCTACTACGACTCGGCCTTCAGGCCGGAGGCGGAGCGCGCGGCCGTGTCCGGC